The Bifidobacterium eulemuris genome includes a window with the following:
- a CDS encoding TatD family hydrolase — translation MSKNKHRDRSWAPAPEALPEDACVIDNHTHLASVVPFSKAVSHEAEAKGLPAVPVYDVDELLAQAQSVGVEGIIECGCELPHLMTAVQMALDHPGIVHAALAIHPNESVRHGHRAVPGPDGLPLTYKDYHDVSFEDALGEVHRLAVAYPDQVLAIGETGMDLFRTGEGAMELQREAFRAHISLAKELGLPLQIHDRDAHREVIDTLLRDGAPAYTVFHSYSGDREMAQIASEHGWYLSFSGTVGYKGNDGIREAAREVGLEHIMVETDAPYLTPMPYRGHTNAPYMIPYTLRALAEAMDVSVVEVARATREVVTTVYGL, via the coding sequence TCGACAACCACACCCATCTGGCCTCCGTCGTGCCCTTCTCCAAAGCCGTCAGCCACGAGGCCGAAGCCAAAGGATTGCCCGCGGTTCCCGTCTACGATGTGGACGAACTGCTCGCCCAGGCGCAATCCGTTGGCGTTGAGGGTATTATCGAGTGCGGTTGCGAGCTGCCGCACCTGATGACCGCCGTGCAGATGGCGCTTGATCATCCAGGTATCGTGCACGCGGCGCTCGCAATACACCCCAACGAATCCGTGCGCCACGGCCACCGCGCCGTGCCCGGGCCCGACGGGCTGCCGCTCACCTACAAGGACTACCACGACGTGAGCTTCGAGGACGCGCTCGGCGAAGTGCACCGCCTCGCCGTCGCCTATCCCGACCAGGTTCTGGCCATCGGCGAGACCGGCATGGACCTGTTCCGCACCGGCGAAGGCGCGATGGAACTGCAGCGCGAGGCCTTCCGCGCGCATATCTCCCTCGCCAAGGAACTCGGCTTGCCCCTGCAGATCCACGACCGCGACGCGCACCGCGAGGTCATCGACACGCTGCTCAGGGACGGCGCGCCCGCGTACACCGTATTTCATTCCTACTCCGGCGACCGCGAGATGGCGCAGATCGCCAGCGAACACGGCTGGTACCTGAGCTTCTCCGGCACGGTGGGGTACAAGGGCAACGACGGCATCCGCGAGGCGGCCCGCGAAGTGGGGTTGGAGCACATCATGGTGGAGACCGACGCGCCCTATCTCACCCCCATGCCCTACCGCGGGCACACCAATGCGCCGTATATGATCCCCTACACGCTGCGCGCGCTCGCCGAGGCGATGGATGTGTCCGTGGTCGAGGTGGCGCGGGCCACCCGTGAGGTCGTCACCACCGTTTATGGCCTGTGA